From the Marispirochaeta aestuarii genome, the window CCTCCTGGGTGAACTGCAGTCCCGAAGGGCAGCCCGAAGGCTATACCACTCATCTGAAGGATGTCTCCTATCTGAAGAATATTGAATCGAGGTTGATGATCTCGGAAAAGAACTTCACCACCCTCTTCGAGACCATCCTTTCTTCCATCGTTATTGTCGATCCCCTGGGGATGATCCTCAACATGAACTCCGCCGCCGAAAAGGCCTACGGCTACTCCTGGGAAGAAATTTTCGGCGAGCATTTTGACGCTGTATTCAGGGCAAACAAGAAGTCCCCCTCGTTTTCCAAGCTGGCTTCCATCGTGGACCGCAACGACGGCCACTACATTGATCCCGAAGCTGTACGCAAGTGCCGGGACGGAGAGATCAAATATACCTATGCTTCCTATTCGGCCATAAAGGATTCAACCGGGGAGCTGGTGGCCTATTCGGTTGTTGAAAAAGACCTGACCGAACGGATGAACCTGGAGAAGAAGCTCAAGGAAACCATCACCAACCTGAAAAAAACACAGTCCGCTGCTATTATGGGCTTTGCAAAACTTACCGAATACAGGGACAAGAGTACCGGAAAGCACCTTGAACGGATCCGGGAATATACCAGGGTCCTGGCTGCAAAACTCCGGGACCTGCCCCAGTACCGGGATTACATCACCGATGAGTACCTGGAGGATATCTACATATCCGCGATTCTGCATGATGTGGGAAAGGTGGGTATCGAAGACCAGATCCTTCTGAAAAACGGACCGCTCTCCGAGGATGAGTTCGAGAAGATCCGGGAGCATGTGGTGCTCGGAGGCGAGGCTCTGCGGGATGTGGAGCGACAGATGCAGCAGGAGTCCTTTCTGACCATAGGAAAGGAGATCGCCTATTACCACCATGAGCGCTGGGACGGAAAGGGCTACCCCGAAGGCAAGAAAGGACAGGAGATTCCTCTTTCCGCCCGTATCGTTGCCCTGGTGGATGTCTATGATGCCCTGACCAGCCGTCGCCCCTACAAGGATGCCCTGGCCCACGAGGAGGCTGTGGAGATGATCCGTCAGGAGCGGGGCAAGCATTTCGATCCCCAGATTGTCGATATCTTCGTGGAAAACCAGGAGGTTTTCCAGCGGATCAGACGCTTTGTCGAGTTTGAGGAAAACCCTGAATCGATCCATGATCTTCTGCAGCGGTCCAACGGGGAAGAGTCAAAGCTTGACGAAGTAAGATGAGGATGCTACTGTCCGAAAAATTCCCATTGCTTTGAAGAAGGAAGTTCCCCCATGAGCACAGAGGGTAAAAGCTTTTTCCGCCAGCTGGAAGAACGTATTGCCTCCTCGGCATCTTTGTTGTGTGTCGGTCTTGATCCCAGAGTCGCCCCGGGAGAAGGCGCTGCACGAAAAATCCTGGAAGAAAACCGGCGCCTCATCGAAGCTACAGCTGAGTACACCGCCTGTTACAAGCCCAATATAGCTTTTTATGAAGCTCATGGCGCAGAGGGAATAGAGGCGCTGGAAGAGACCCTCTCCATTGTTCCGAAGGAGATCCCGGTAATCCTGGATGCCAAGCGGGGAGATATCGGCGCCACCGCGGAAGCCTATGCGAACCTTGTTTTTGACAGGCTCGATGCCGGGGCGGTTACCTTGAGCCCCTACATGGGTAAAAGCTCCGCTGAACCCTTTCTGAACTACCCCGGCAGAGGCTTCTTCTTTCTCTGCCGTACCTCGAATCCCGGAGCCGACAGGCTGCAGGAATTGAGGGTCGGGAGTTCCGGAGGAGACCCTCTTTTTATAAAAATCGCAGATGAAGTAAGCGGATGGTCCGCTGACGCCGGTATTGTCGTCGCGGGGAATGATCCCGCCAGCCTTGCCGCAGTGCGCCGCCGCTTTCCGGAAATATGGATCCTGGCCCCGGGAATCGGCGCCCAGGGAGGAAGTGTGGAAGAAGCGGTGGCCGCCGGCCTGGCCCGGAGCGGTTCCCGGCTGCTCCCCGTTGTCGCCAGGGGCGTATCGGGAGCAAAGGATCCTGCCGCCGCGGCCAGAAAGTTCCGGGATGACATCAACCGTGCCCGGGAAAAAGTCCTGAAGAACGGTGTAGGCTCCAAGGCGCCTGTCAGGGCCAGGGATTATCGCAAGGAGGAGATCTTTCAGGGACTGGTGGATACCGGGTGTTTCCGCCTGGGGAGTTTCACCCTGAAATCCGGCATTGTCTCTCCTTTCTATCTCGATCTGCGCCGTATATCCTCATCTCCCAGGCTCATGCGCCAGGTCGCCCGGGCCTACGCCTCCATTCTTCCCGACCGAAAGGACCAGAAAATCCAGCGCCTTGCCGGTATCCCCGTAGCGGCTCTGCCCTTTTCAACGGCGATCTCCCTGGAAACGGACATCCCGATGGTCTATCCGCGCATGAATGCCAAGGGCCACGGCACCGGCAATACCGTGGAGGGAGGATTCGTTCCCGGCGAACGGGTTGTTCTGGTGGACGATCTTATCACCACAGGCAAGAGTAAAATAGAAGCGGCGGATATCCTGCGAAAGGAAGGGCTGCTGGTGGAAGACCTGGTGGTCCTGCTCGAACGGGGCAGACAGGGCAGAAAAGACATGGAACAGAAGGGTATCCGGCTGCATGCCTATGCCCAGGCGGAGGAGCTGTTTCAGTATCTCCTTGACAGGGGTATTATCGGTGAAGAAAAGCATGCCGAGCTCGTGGCTTTCATAGCCGATTAGGCGGTGGAATATGGGAAACTTTCTTGCCCTGGCGGGACAGATCTTTTTCTCTCCCCTGAAAATCGGAGACATCGAGTTTCCCTTTTCCCTGATGAAGGTTACCATCGAGCTCCTGCTTCCCATTCTGCTGATTGTTATTGTCTACAGACTGATTCTTCTCTCCGCCGTCCGCCTTCTGCGCCGGACCTCCCTGGAGGAGGCGGGCAGGAATAAGATCCGGCGTTTTCTGCGTCTGGGCTTCGGTGCCCTCGCTCTGCTGGGAATCACGGCCCTGGTGCTTCGTCTTCTGGGAGCGGAAATCGCGAAGTACGGGGAGGCTCTCTACAGGATTGTCAGCGCCCCCTTCTTCGAATCCGGGGGAACCAAAATATCCCTCCTGACCCTGCTCCTGCTGATTCCGGTATTCTATCTTTCCGGGAAGATGGGGCAGCTTACCCGGAGTTTTACCGACAGGCACCTTTTTTCCCGGGTAGGTCTGGATGAATCGAAGAAATTCTCCTTCTCCAACCTGCTGCGCTATACCGTCATGGTGCTTACCGTGGTGGTGGGGCTGACGATTATCGGTATTGACCTGTCCGCCCTGGCGGTAATGTTCGGTGTCCTCGGTATCGGTCTCGGTTTCGGACTCCAGTCCGTGGTTGCCAACATGTTCGCCGGCCTCGTTATCATTTTTTCCCGGCCCATCAAGGAGGGCGACCGGGTCCTGGTGGGGGAGTACGAAGGTACGGTTACCAATATCAGGCTGATATCGACGACCATAAATACCATCTCCTACGAAACAATAATCGTGCCCAACCGGCTTATCATCGACGATACGGTCTATAACTACTCCTATG encodes:
- a CDS encoding HD domain-containing phosphohydrolase; protein product: MDQNRDILFFNEVLLTRTGWRSMDIFTRREEFLSYLDIKPGDEMKKRIEIPDADGESRFFLLNSFFVQSQEGGYTLVSLVQVEAGDVDDAEGYRERYDLLFNNIEEAFFTTDLKGHILSVNPSFCDFFGYSLDLVPETIDKLYASRESLEEKIDCLQTYSLCRDFDTAVLCADGAHKRVLDTSWVNCSPEGQPEGYTTHLKDVSYLKNIESRLMISEKNFTTLFETILSSIVIVDPLGMILNMNSAAEKAYGYSWEEIFGEHFDAVFRANKKSPSFSKLASIVDRNDGHYIDPEAVRKCRDGEIKYTYASYSAIKDSTGELVAYSVVEKDLTERMNLEKKLKETITNLKKTQSAAIMGFAKLTEYRDKSTGKHLERIREYTRVLAAKLRDLPQYRDYITDEYLEDIYISAILHDVGKVGIEDQILLKNGPLSEDEFEKIREHVVLGGEALRDVERQMQQESFLTIGKEIAYYHHERWDGKGYPEGKKGQEIPLSARIVALVDVYDALTSRRPYKDALAHEEAVEMIRQERGKHFDPQIVDIFVENQEVFQRIRRFVEFEENPESIHDLLQRSNGEESKLDEVR
- the pyrF gene encoding orotidine-5'-phosphate decarboxylase, with product MSTEGKSFFRQLEERIASSASLLCVGLDPRVAPGEGAARKILEENRRLIEATAEYTACYKPNIAFYEAHGAEGIEALEETLSIVPKEIPVILDAKRGDIGATAEAYANLVFDRLDAGAVTLSPYMGKSSAEPFLNYPGRGFFFLCRTSNPGADRLQELRVGSSGGDPLFIKIADEVSGWSADAGIVVAGNDPASLAAVRRRFPEIWILAPGIGAQGGSVEEAVAAGLARSGSRLLPVVARGVSGAKDPAAAARKFRDDINRAREKVLKNGVGSKAPVRARDYRKEEIFQGLVDTGCFRLGSFTLKSGIVSPFYLDLRRISSSPRLMRQVARAYASILPDRKDQKIQRLAGIPVAALPFSTAISLETDIPMVYPRMNAKGHGTGNTVEGGFVPGERVVLVDDLITTGKSKIEAADILRKEGLLVEDLVVLLERGRQGRKDMEQKGIRLHAYAQAEELFQYLLDRGIIGEEKHAELVAFIAD
- a CDS encoding mechanosensitive ion channel family protein, producing MGNFLALAGQIFFSPLKIGDIEFPFSLMKVTIELLLPILLIVIVYRLILLSAVRLLRRTSLEEAGRNKIRRFLRLGFGALALLGITALVLRLLGAEIAKYGEALYRIVSAPFFESGGTKISLLTLLLLIPVFYLSGKMGQLTRSFTDRHLFSRVGLDESKKFSFSNLLRYTVMVLTVVVGLTIIGIDLSALAVMFGVLGIGLGFGLQSVVANMFAGLVIIFSRPIKEGDRVLVGEYEGTVTNIRLISTTINTISYETIIVPNRLIIDDTVYNYSYDDRRIILRNPVQVSYDTDLDQAIEVMREVGRRNPFALTVPEADVRVSSFDDSGITLILLTWLGDVSDKYSASSWNNLEIWRSFRDEGIEIPFPQRDLHLRSGMEPMVRELRELRKSLSEKS